From a region of the Rhipicephalus microplus isolate Deutch F79 chromosome X, USDA_Rmic, whole genome shotgun sequence genome:
- the LOC119160889 gene encoding uncharacterized protein LOC119160889, with protein sequence MEAFSQNMDKSVAECIQMLAREGITSVSDVKKCLHYYVHDVLFANKEKPDSSCRAFFPTHRDISNQIQAVLKKDRFSTVDQENARILIEKIRGEQHESSVVYRPYAARSFVGSSDSDNVEEGVASECEDTLLFCFQTKFMRSMLKKYGGSVVCLDATHKTSDYALPLFLLVVKTPSGYTPAGVFIIQFETTHCIAEALDVFKQWCDNWSPQY encoded by the coding sequence ATGGAAGCTTTCAGCCAAAACATGGACAAGAGCGTTGCTGAGTGTATTCAGATGTTGGCAAGAGAAGGCATTACTTCTGTATCAGATGTGAAAAAGTGCCTTCACTATTATGTGCACGATGTACTTTTTGCGAACAAGGAGAAGCCTGATAGCAGCTGCAGGGCCTTTTTCCCAACACATCGTGACATCAGCAACCAGATCCAAGCTGTGCTTAAGAAAGACCGCTTCAGCACAGTTGATCAAGAGAATGCTAGAATTTTAATTGAAAAGATCAGGGGTGAGCAACACGAATCCTCCGTTGTCTATCGGCCGTATGCAGCACGAAGCTTCGTAGGTAGCAGCGACTCGGACAACGTGGAAGAGGGCGTTGCCAGCGAGTGTGAAGACACGTTGCTGTTTTGCTTCCAAACAAAATTCATGAGGAGCATGCTTAAAAAGTACGGAGGCTCAGTAGTTTGCCTGGACGCAACGCACAAGACGAGTGACTATGCTCTACCACTTTTCTTGCTTGTCGTGAAAACACCGTCGGGATACACACCAGCTGGTGTGTTTATCATACAGTTCGAGACGACCCACTGTATCGCTGAGGCTTTAGACGTTTTCAAGCAGTGGTGTGACAACTGGTCCCCACAATACTAG